The following coding sequences are from one Liolophura sinensis isolate JHLJ2023 chromosome 12, CUHK_Ljap_v2, whole genome shotgun sequence window:
- the LOC135479373 gene encoding monocarboxylate transporter 12-B-like: MTGCSIDLCYIVIVLASGLLVNAFLGDIFREGPLVIAAGLLASAGHLTASLANSAELIIFPLGLCSGAAMTIGLGGCITALGRHFKTRLPVVTSLTLAGSALAGFVLPPLILTLLEKYGNHGALLILSGLTLNLVVTGALLGTNERVGTSQKQELVKKEPDPPVFTVLQAHGSSAKTQVNFGDLKDNGATQSTSRRRAPKRSGIRAFLLKKRRGRETISHKQILNVALCKSPLFVIYQFFTLLAVMSCNVSQQYLAANAEDVGFTNVQAAYLLSIIGACDLIGRVAFGVLCHLGWFERYKIFMVSQLVLGTAMIVTPFIQTVELQGIFCAVVGLQIGVFYPAIPVTLDDFFGRQNLYKSIGINQCVQGIGSLIASFYTGYLRDLTGSYTLAFVVSGSSSVLASAVLSGVALTRRATHRKTMDITVTGSRELVSQSLVLSRVTWRPESSHVTDQKKISGYINDIQFTQLHEL, translated from the exons ATGACAGGCTGTTCCATTGATCTCTGCTATATAGTTATAGTTTTGGCTTCAGGTTTGTTGGTCAACGCGTTCCTGGGGGATATTTTCCGCGAGGGTCCACTGGTGATTGCGGCGGGATTGCTGGCATCAGCGGGTCACCTGACAGCATCGTTAGCCAATAGTGCGGAGCTTATAATCTTCCCACTCGGCCTGTGTTCTG GTGCCGCCATGACGATCGGGCTGGGCGGATGTATTACCGCCCTCGGTCGCCATTTTAAAACCCGTCTGCCTGTGGTAACGAGTCTAACCTTAGCTGGTTCAGCACTGGCGGGCTTCGTTCTACCGCCGTTGATTCTGACTCTCTTGGAGAAATACGGCAACCACGGAGCGCTCTTGATCCTGAGCGGTTTAACCCTAAATCTTGTCGTCACGGGAGCTTTACTGGGCACGAACGAGAGAGTTGGGACTTCTCAAAAGCAGGAGTTAGTGAAAAAAGAACCTGACCCACCAGTCTTCACCGTTCTACAGGCTCACGGAAGTTCAGCAAAAACTCAGGTGAATTTCGGTGACTTGAAAGACAATGGCGCCACTCAGAGCACAAGCAGAAGGAGAGCGCCGAAGAGGAGCGGAATCAGGGCGTTTCTGCTGAAGAAACGCCGCGGGAGAGAAACGATTAGCCACAAGCAGATTTTAAACGTGGCTCTCTGCAAGTCCCCTCTCTTTGTCATCTACCAGTTCTTCACTTTGTTGGCTGTTATGTCGTGTAACGTTTCCCAACAGTACCTGGCTGCGAATGCCGAGGATGTCGGTTTCACGAACGTCCAAGCTGCATACCTGCTGTCAATCATCGGAGCTTGTGATCTGATTGGTCGCGTCGCCTTTGGTGTCCTCTGCCACCTGGGTTGGTTTGAACGTTACAAAATCTTCATGGTGTCCCAGCTGGTGCTTGGGACGGCCATGATTGTGACACCGTTCATCCAAACAGTGGAACTCCAGGGTATATTCTGCGCTGTCGTCGGTCTCCAGATAGGCGTTTTCTACCCAGCAATTCCCGTCACACTCGACGACTTTTTCGGCCGGCAAAATCTCTACAAATCCATAGGCATCAACCAGTGTGTCCAAGGAATTGGATCCTTGATCGCTTCATTTTATACAG GGTACCTGCGGGACTTAACCGGCTCCTACACTCTCGCATTCGTCGTGTCAGGGTCCTCGTCTGTTTTGGCCAGCGCTGTGCTGTCAGGAGTAGCACTGACTCGGAGGGCAACACACAGAAAGACAATGGATATAACCGTCACGGGCTCCAGAGAATTGGTCTCGCAGAGCCTCGTATTATCTCGTGTTACCTGGCGTCCAGAGAGCAGCCATGTCACGgaccagaaaaaaatatcagGATACATCAATGACATACAATTTACACAACTGCATGAACTTTGA
- the LOC135479237 gene encoding divergent protein kinase domain 2A-like, whose product MMGEGIRNRRYSSAASRLSLAMSAPLLRIKQLPTRGKWMLGISFLLAVVMWIIILSTISRNHLTEEDFLEARKCPVCYGMTMCHPLFNGDVHLVGFSRVRLLDAVNVKNVFFGSYLDKAVVLKKLGHNDELKQFDDSVCEETGRESGCDVAKVIFTSPQLRVVKNTDLTPDHIKGLSDFTRCPSQRLLKRILERFREQTEPGRHLLFRDKVMLLTLLKINPEPLILQTFSSESGWPFPEYIGACGRFIVEGNAGKMLGEFYNAPFHKRVDLAYQILKIAELLTNNKDSYALYWSDLSYDNLAVNKDGKVTVIDVENIQVVDKLAVERAKPPGWSELHENRHTPCRSGSNCLSFDPDSLCTHVDSDHNYYAACHNLLSPSADDEQGRTAGLLHSMPDYAKDDYQLEYLLMECVKPSRPKGRIAIKDDLLSKLNELRIIAIDKGE is encoded by the exons ATGATGGGGGAAGGTATACGAAATCGACGATATTCGTCGGCAGCCAGCCGGCTTTCTCTGGCAATGTCCGCTCCGCTACTGCGCATCAAACAGCTGCCAACACGAGGCAAATGGATGCTGGGAATATCTTTTCTGTTGGCTGTTGTTATGTGGATTATCATTTTGTCGACCATCAGTCGCAATCACTTAACAGAAGAGGATTTCCTTGAGGCGAGGAAGTGTCCTGTGTGTTACGGAATGACAATGTGCCACCCGCTTTTCAACGGGGATGTTCATCTGGTTGGCTTTTCTCGTGTCAGGCTACTTGATGCAGTCAACGTGAAGAACGTTTTCTTTGGGAGTTACCTGGACAAAGCTGTGGTCTTGAAAAAGCTTGGTCATAATGATGAATTGAAGCAATTTGACGACAGTGTTTGTGAGGAGACTGGACGAGAGAGCGGATGCGATGTGGCAAAAGTAATCTTCACATCTCCACAGCTTCGAGTCGTGAAAAACACCGACCTCACTCCAGATCATATCAAGGGCCTGTCTGATTTCACCAGGTGCCCATCACAACGCCTCCTGAAGCGCATACTGGAGCGTTTCCGTGAACAAACGGAACCCGGCAGGCATCTACTGTTCCGAGACAAAGTTATGCTGCTGACGCTCCTCAAAATCAATCCAGAGCCTCTAATTCTTCAG ACATTTTCCTCAGAATCTGGCTGGCCTTTCCCGGAGTACATAGGAGCCTGTGGCAGGTTTATTGTAGAGGGGAATGCTGGAAAGATGCTAGGGGAGTTTTACAATGCTCCATTCCACAAGCGA GTTGACTTGGCATATCAGATACTCAAAATAGCAGAACTGCTGACGAATAATAAAGATTCTTACGCCTTGTACTGGTCGGACTTGAGCTACGATAACTTAGCCGTGAACAAAGATGGCAAAGTGACGGTGATTGACGTGGAGAATATCCAGGTGGTAGACAAGCTAGCTGTGGAGAGAG CTAAGCCCCCTGGCTGGAGTGAACTTCATGAGAACAGGCACACCCCATGTCGCTCTGGCAGCAACTGTCTCAGCTTTGATCCCGACAGTCTGTGTACCCACGTAGACTCTGATCACAACTATTACGCAGCCTGCCACAATCTCCTGTCCCCATCGGCTGACGACGAACAGGGCCGTACTGCCGGACTTCTACACTCAATGCCTGACTACGCCAAAGATGACTACCAGCTAGAATACCTACTGATGGAGTGTGTGAAACCTTCACGGCCCAAGGGGAGAATTGCAATCAAGGACGACCTGCTGTCCAAGCTGAATGAGCTACGGATTATCGCCATAGATAAAGGCGAATAA
- the LOC135479239 gene encoding uncharacterized protein LOC135479239, whose protein sequence is MAAGSNFNLLPQEISTDYFGDANVLTKRAKERGYNFFVNGYVHALKVNSSSKNIVDISAKCYRSMRKSEQPHRIDMTIHTQERRITDSHCSCKAGITGLCSHAVSVVYTVGHYKRLGLKDIPSQLACTSLPQQWHKPRGPKINAEPVAAIVFAKPRPTPRRKRPVCCSTPTLRIPELKEDDIKKLKVDKSTPLSYLLQDELHTEKTEYGIVQKGSMLPLQLPDSCNHGEHIQLRID, encoded by the exons atggcgGCCggttcaaatttcaacttgcTGCCTCAGGAAATTTCTACCGATTATTTTGGCGATGCCAACGTTTTAACCAAGCGTGCAAAAGAGAGGGGGTATAATTTTTTCGTTAATGGTTACGTTCATGCGCTCAAAGTGAACAGTTCCAGTAAAAATATTGTCGATATCAGTGCTAAATGCTATCGTTCTATGAGGAAAAGCGAGCAACCTCATCGAATTGACATGACGATTCATACCCAGGAGAGAAGAATCACGGACagtcattgttcatgtaaagctgG aatAACTGGGTTATGTTCTCATGCTGTTAGCGTCGTCTACACAGTTGGCCACTATAAACGTTTGGGACTGAAAGATATCCCTTCACAGCTGGCTTGTACCAGTTTGCCTCAACAGTGGCACAAACCGCGGGGCCCAAAGATCAATGCCGAGCCCGTAGCTGCAATAGTTTTCGCTAAACCAAGGCCAACACCTCGCCGAAAAAGGCCAGTGTGTTGTTCTACACCAACACTTAG GATCCCAGAATTGAAGGAAGATGACATAAAGAAGTTGAAAGTAGACAAGTCCACACCATTATCATATTTACTGCAAGATGAACTGCACACAGAAAAAACAGAGTATGGAATTGTGCAGAAGGGTTCAATGTTACCTTTACAG CTGCCTGATTCTTGCAACCATGGAGAACACATCCAACTCAGGATAGACTGA